The following are encoded together in the Xiphophorus hellerii strain 12219 chromosome 3, Xiphophorus_hellerii-4.1, whole genome shotgun sequence genome:
- the nradd gene encoding tumor necrosis factor receptor superfamily member 16 produces MRLIVISAVLLLKVTLGKGCASEKYTESGHCCNLCPAGYGLEETCGKENTKCLPCLPGTFSPSEGLGSCLPCSTCPSGVPILASCSATQDTQCECDVGFYFLRDFGLCAPCSRCRPGHGVVRECRPQGDTLCQKCGPGTFSEEDLNIKPCQACSQCSDEEVEIQSCMHNFDTLCMDKKLHIGPAGADGALNIPNGAVMEENEEEDGSPAPGPSKFTPQDEGGSNNILVYVSVLAAVVLGLLVYVAYKCWRSCKQKKALSKARVAELAASPEGEKLQSDSGVFLDSYSLQDNQPSKGTKRDSKLDNRLYVNLPPHKQEEVERLLQEASGRGWRHLGAALGYEPEQLDLFGRGEAPAHTLLSNWAQREGSTLGLLSSALNRIERPDVVTALNSTQQGVSVV; encoded by the exons GTTACTCTTGGAAAGGGTTGTGCTAGTGAGAAGTACACCGAGTCGGGACATTGTTGCAATTTGTGTCCAGCTGGTTATGGATTGGAGGAAACGTGTGGAAAGGAAAATACCAAATGTCTACCATGTCTGCCAG GAACATTTTCACCATCCGAAGGCCTCGGCTCTTGCCTTCCATGTAGCACCTGTCCGTCTGGTGTGCCCATACTGGCGTCCTGTTCGGCAACCCAGGACACGCAATGCGAGTGTGACGTTGGCTTCTACTTTCTGAGAGACTTTGGTCTATGCGCACCCTGTTCCAGGTGCAGGCCAGGTCACGGGGTTGTCCGGGAGTGCAGGCCTCAAGGAGACACGCTTTGCCAGAAGTGTGGCCCGGGAACCTTCTCAGAGGAGGATTTAAACATCAAACCCTGCCAGGCTTGCAGTCAGTGCTCTGATGAAGAAGTGGAGATCCAATCCTGTATGCACAACTTTGACACACTCTGCATGG ATAAGAAGCTGCACATTGGCCCTGCTGGTGCCGATGGGGCCTTGAATATTCCTAATGGGGCGGTGATGGAGGAAAATGAGGAGGAAGACGGCAGCCCCGCACCAGGACCGTCCAAGTTTACACCGCAGGATGAGGGTGGCAGCAACAACATTCTCGTCTACGTGTCTGTTCTGGCTGCTGTGGTGCTGGGCTTGTTGGTTTATGTGGCTTATAAATG TTGGAGGTCGTGCAAACAGAAGAAGGCCCTCTCCAAGGCACGTGTGGCAGAGCTGGCAGCATCTCCAGAAGGAGAAAAGCTCCAAAGTGACAGCggtgtttttctggactcttaCAGCCTGCAGGACAACCAGCCCAGTAAAG GTACCAAGAGAGACAGCAAGCTTGACAACCGTCTGTACGTCAACTTGCCGCCGCACAAACAGGAGGAGGTGGAGCGCCTCCTGCAAGAGGCAAGCGGCCGTGGATGGAGGCACCTTGGTGCAGCGCTGGGCTACGAACCGGAACAGCTGGACCTGTTCGGACGCGGCGAGGCCCCGGCGCACACGCTCCTGTCTAACTGGGCCCAGAGAGAGGGCTCCACTCTGGGACTGCTGAGCTCGGCGCTGAACCGCATCGAGAGACCCGATGTGGTGACCGCCCTTAACAGCACACAGCAGGGTGTTTCTGTGGTGTGA